From a region of the Candidatus Brocadia sp. genome:
- a CDS encoding PAS domain S-box protein encodes MIGIRAKLMLFMSTLVIIISTLSCVFFLIHAKRQQEETLKNFGMSLVMLLAQDHEVKYAMTYTQPAFLDAPVKRIRALDREEEIGYLRISNVQTTLMEEKTPWMGIDMKEIPIQKGRENQEILYSNCMLACSQKAFYDFSLAVTEEKTFSEEAFAAQVLEEITMKAGQHPLGFIQIGLSSHKLGKRIHRIFWKSVIPLGLIIISGGISTIIFLTKYLVSPLRQMANVTLDIAKGDLTRTVDVQSYDEIGQLSVNFNKMTRSLKKSYDDLKQEIVERRRAEGLLGFRVKIEELIAAISTNFINLPPSEVDAGIDRALQQIGEFSDVDRSYVFLNTPDGKKIDNTHEWCAKGILPQKENLQGVFVEQFPWGMEKLRRFETLHIPRINDLPEDAKAERALQQSQEVQSCVIVPMIYGGSLMGLLGFDSVRREKTWTQEDIAMLKMVAEIFVNALEHKRMEEALRKANSELELRVEERTLELSKTNAILKEEIVEHKKARDALRKYEILISEMTDLAYICDTEGNIVFVNPTFEKLTSHPPEEFIGKSFAPLFDDENYKKGMRFYTNTLEGESPRFEIYFKDTGVLCEYNNMPLRDDQGNIIGVIGIARDITERKRMENILRETNQTLQAIILASPLAITVLDSRGCVKIWNPSAERIFGWKEQEVLGHGLPIVSSDKQHEFIGLRDQVLRGESFMVELWRRRKDGSLINISLSTAPLYGHHGNVEGILGIMSDNTERQKMMNDLQQAKDYAENLIETANIMVVELDVMGNIQIFNKVAEEITGYKKEEIIGRNWFEVIVPRERNPYVWEEFSLWQSGGPLPKTMEAPVFTKLGKKRYVSWQNSEVREQGKTIGTISFGVDITEQKRNKELVERIRLMAFLKDIGIALTASEPLREMLSQCTDAVVSNLDVAFTRIWTFNEKENILELQASSGRYTHIDGAHGRIPLGKYKIGIIARDRQPHLINSVINDPHISDKEWVQREGIVAFAGYPLIVKDRLVGVIAMFAQKTITEFAYRAFVSAGDIIALGIDRKQAEEALRASERKYRMLLENLPQRVFYKDENLRYVSCNENYARDLKISPDEIAGKTDYDFYPEALAEKYRSDDKRIMMLETTEDIEEKYIRDGQEFTIHTVKTPIKDEKGKVIGVLGIFWDITEKIALQMEAIRSRHLASIGELAATVAHEINNPITGIINCAQILVNKSEKGSKGEDMGIRIVKEGKRIADIVKSLLSLARPGDRKEQKGAVCVSDIVSDTLALVDSQLKKDCIVLVLNLPHTLPRIRAHHQQIQQVFLNVISNARYALNAKYPGRHENKMLGIRGEAVTMDHGRWVKITFHDTGAGIPSDILDKVMNPFFSTKPRGKGTGLGLSISHSIVKDHGGKLLIDSVEGEFTDITIVLPSV; translated from the coding sequence ATGATTGGTATCCGCGCAAAACTTATGCTTTTTATGAGCACGTTGGTAATTATCATTAGCACCCTGAGTTGCGTGTTCTTTTTAATTCATGCAAAAAGGCAACAGGAGGAGACGTTGAAAAATTTTGGCATGTCCCTTGTCATGCTTCTTGCCCAGGACCACGAAGTGAAATATGCCATGACGTACACCCAGCCGGCATTTCTTGACGCCCCTGTCAAAAGGATACGAGCACTTGACCGGGAAGAGGAAATCGGATACTTGCGTATATCAAATGTCCAAACAACCCTGATGGAGGAGAAGACGCCATGGATGGGCATCGATATGAAAGAGATTCCTATCCAAAAAGGCAGAGAAAATCAGGAGATACTCTATAGCAATTGCATGCTTGCCTGTTCACAGAAGGCGTTTTACGATTTTTCTCTGGCAGTGACAGAGGAAAAGACTTTTTCTGAAGAAGCATTTGCCGCACAGGTGCTCGAAGAGATCACGATGAAAGCGGGACAGCATCCCCTGGGTTTTATACAAATCGGTTTGTCTTCTCATAAATTGGGCAAGAGGATTCACAGGATTTTTTGGAAAAGTGTTATTCCGCTGGGATTAATTATTATTTCCGGTGGAATAAGCACTATTATTTTTCTCACGAAGTACCTGGTCTCACCCTTGCGGCAAATGGCAAACGTCACGCTAGATATCGCCAAGGGCGACCTTACTCGTACCGTGGACGTCCAGTCATACGATGAAATTGGGCAATTGTCCGTGAATTTCAACAAGATGACCAGGTCGCTGAAGAAATCATATGATGACCTGAAGCAGGAAATTGTGGAACGCAGGAGGGCTGAGGGATTACTAGGGTTTCGGGTAAAAATCGAAGAGCTTATTGCCGCCATATCGACAAACTTTATCAATCTTCCGCCATCTGAAGTGGATGCAGGGATAGATCGCGCCCTGCAGCAGATCGGAGAATTTTCTGATGTTGACCGCAGCTATGTCTTTCTTAACACCCCGGACGGAAAGAAGATAGACAATACCCACGAGTGGTGCGCCAAAGGGATTCTGCCACAAAAAGAAAACCTTCAGGGGGTATTCGTTGAGCAGTTTCCCTGGGGTATGGAAAAGCTCAGGCGATTCGAAACACTTCACATCCCCCGGATCAACGATCTCCCAGAAGATGCAAAAGCCGAGAGGGCGCTGCAGCAATCGCAAGAAGTTCAGTCGTGTGTAATCGTTCCAATGATTTATGGCGGGTCACTGATGGGACTTTTAGGATTTGATTCGGTGCGCAGAGAAAAGACCTGGACACAGGAAGACATTGCCATGTTAAAAATGGTGGCGGAAATCTTTGTGAATGCCTTGGAGCACAAGCGCATGGAAGAGGCGCTGCGAAAGGCCAACAGCGAGTTAGAATTGCGCGTTGAAGAACGTACTTTAGAACTCTCAAAAACGAATGCAATTCTCAAAGAAGAGATTGTTGAACATAAAAAGGCGCGGGATGCATTGCGGAAGTACGAAATACTCATTTCTGAAATGACTGATTTGGCTTATATTTGCGACACAGAAGGAAATATCGTATTTGTAAACCCTACCTTTGAAAAACTTACCTCTCACCCACCCGAAGAATTTATAGGAAAATCTTTTGCACCTCTCTTTGACGATGAGAACTATAAAAAAGGAATGAGATTTTACACCAATACCCTTGAAGGGGAAAGTCCAAGATTTGAGATTTATTTCAAAGATACGGGGGTACTGTGTGAATACAATAATATGCCATTACGGGACGATCAGGGAAACATTATTGGAGTAATTGGTATTGCCAGAGATATAACTGAACGAAAACGGATGGAAAATATATTGCGGGAAACAAACCAAACCCTTCAAGCCATTATTCTTGCCTCTCCTCTGGCTATCACTGTGCTTGACTCGCGCGGGTGCGTTAAGATATGGAATCCGTCTGCTGAGCGAATATTTGGTTGGAAGGAACAGGAGGTACTTGGCCACGGCCTTCCCATTGTGTCAAGCGATAAGCAGCATGAGTTTATTGGCTTGCGTGATCAGGTGTTGCGGGGGGAATCGTTTATGGTGGAGCTATGGAGGCGGAGGAAAGACGGATCTCTTATTAACATCAGCTTATCGACGGCTCCGCTCTATGGTCACCATGGCAATGTTGAAGGTATCCTGGGAATCATGTCGGATAACACCGAACGGCAAAAAATGATGAACGACTTACAGCAGGCAAAGGATTACGCGGAAAATCTTATTGAGACGGCCAATATTATGGTTGTGGAACTTGATGTCATGGGGAATATTCAAATCTTTAACAAGGTTGCGGAAGAGATCACAGGTTATAAGAAGGAGGAAATTATCGGCAGAAATTGGTTTGAAGTAATTGTGCCAAGAGAGAGAAATCCTTATGTCTGGGAGGAATTTAGTCTATGGCAGTCAGGCGGTCCGCTACCAAAGACCATGGAAGCTCCCGTTTTTACAAAATTGGGGAAAAAGAGGTATGTTTCCTGGCAAAACAGTGAGGTGCGCGAGCAGGGAAAGACTATCGGGACAATTTCCTTTGGAGTCGATATAACCGAGCAAAAGCGAAATAAAGAATTGGTGGAACGCATTCGTCTGATGGCATTTCTTAAAGATATTGGTATTGCCCTTACTGCCAGTGAACCTTTGCGTGAAATGTTATCCCAGTGCACAGACGCCGTAGTCAGCAACCTTGACGTGGCATTTACCCGTATATGGACATTCAACGAAAAAGAAAATATCCTGGAATTGCAGGCCAGCTCAGGCAGGTATACCCATATCGATGGCGCTCATGGCCGAATTCCCCTTGGAAAATACAAGATTGGTATCATTGCCCGGGATCGTCAGCCACACCTGATAAATTCCGTCATTAACGATCCGCATATCAGTGACAAGGAATGGGTGCAGCGGGAAGGTATTGTCGCATTTGCCGGCTATCCTCTGATTGTCAAAGACCGTTTGGTAGGGGTCATAGCGATGTTTGCCCAAAAAACGATTACCGAGTTTGCTTACAGGGCATTCGTTTCTGCCGGGGATATCATTGCGCTGGGTATCGACCGCAAACAAGCGGAAGAGGCGCTCCGGGCAAGCGAAAGAAAGTACAGAATGCTGCTGGAAAATCTTCCTCAGAGGGTATTTTATAAAGATGAGAATTTACGATATGTGTCGTGTAATGAGAATTATGCCCGAGATTTAAAAATTTCTCCTGATGAAATAGCCGGAAAGACGGATTATGACTTTTACCCGGAGGCGCTTGCGGAAAAATATCGGTCGGATGACAAACGAATCATGATGTTAGAAACAACAGAGGATATCGAAGAAAAATATATCCGGGATGGACAAGAATTCACGATCCATACGGTGAAAACCCCTATAAAAGATGAAAAAGGAAAGGTGATTGGCGTACTTGGTATTTTTTGGGATATTACTGAAAAAATAGCCTTGCAGATGGAAGCAATACGGAGCCGACATCTGGCATCGATCGGTGAGCTTGCTGCAACGGTAGCTCATGAAATAAACAATCCCATAACGGGTATTATCAACTGTGCCCAGATATTGGTTAATAAGAGTGAAAAAGGAAGCAAGGGGGAGGATATGGGCATTCGCATCGTAAAAGAGGGTAAACGGATAGCTGATATCGTAAAAAGTCTTCTCTCTCTTGCCAGGCCGGGTGACAGAAAAGAGCAAAAGGGAGCAGTCTGTGTTTCTGACATCGTGTCTGACACCCTTGCTCTGGTAGATTCCCAGTTGAAAAAGGACTGCATTGTCCTGGTTCTCAATCTTCCCCACACCTTACCACGGATACGCGCACACCATCAGCAAATTCAACAGGTCTTTTTAAATGTAATCAGCAATGCACGATATGCCTTGAATGCCAAATATCCGGGAAGGCATGAAAATAAAATGCTCGGGATTCGGGGTGAAGCGGTAACTATGGACCATGGTCGTTGGGTAAAGATTACGTTTCATGATACCGGCGCCGGGATACCTTCTGATATTCTGGATAAGGTAATGAATCCGTTTTTTTCCACGAAACCACGGGGAAAGGGTACGGGACTTGGTTTGAGCATCAGCCACAGCATTGTAAAGGATCATGGCGGTAAACTTCTGATAGATTCCGTTGAAGGAGAATTTACGGATATAACGATTGTTTTGCCATCAGTGTAA
- a CDS encoding PAS domain S-box protein gives MSKVVYKLMENELMRLLFSGVTDLTYIYDMDGNILFVNKVFEKFTGHRPEEFYGRPFAALFDEENLKKAKDAFAETLKGKSPEYKLSFQNTRILCEYRNFPIKDQSGNLVGVMGIARDVTARGREEEQLKALNESLEKRVIEHTSRLVELNKELMRETNERERLEKELKHGMEKQKQSML, from the coding sequence ATGTCAAAAGTTGTTTATAAATTAATGGAAAACGAACTGATGCGGCTGTTGTTTTCTGGTGTAACCGATCTTACCTATATTTATGACATGGATGGAAATATTTTGTTTGTTAATAAAGTATTTGAAAAATTTACGGGTCACAGACCGGAGGAGTTTTACGGGAGGCCATTCGCTGCCCTCTTTGACGAAGAGAACTTAAAAAAAGCAAAGGATGCCTTTGCCGAGACGTTGAAAGGAAAGAGTCCTGAATATAAGCTTTCCTTTCAGAATACCAGGATATTGTGCGAGTACAGAAACTTTCCGATAAAGGATCAAAGCGGCAATCTTGTTGGCGTAATGGGTATTGCCAGGGATGTTACCGCGCGAGGGCGCGAAGAGGAGCAGTTAAAGGCGTTAAACGAATCTCTGGAGAAAAGGGTAATTGAACATACTTCAAGACTCGTGGAATTAAATAAAGAATTAATGAGAGAAACCAACGAACGCGAACGACTTGAAAAGGAGTTGAAACACGGTATGGAGAAACAAAAGCAATCCATGTTATGA
- a CDS encoding ABC transporter substrate-binding protein translates to MVNQRRQRKQISGRFLVSHGTTKLFWYMLLFTTSFSITSPMVTAGQKGTPPLQTKVYSNVAIVIRSQQIAAYNEVIKSFEEECKERNITVKAIYDLKGDPEESKRIVYAVRNDKQKPHLVLAVGVLAATLAKDQFADIPVIFCMVINHDRFNLQGANITGISAEAPLEDQFAILKEMLGSRKHIGVIYDPRKTGKIISDALQAAKKFDITLLAKEVLSEREVDFALKSMISDIDAFWIIPDGTVITKEALDTIFKRTLKKRIPTFCTSPAIVKAGALVSVSPDYIYTGKQAANLAQALLNNPTMLSLGLKQPDKLKITFNTSTAKMIGVSPTFFKTRSDVVFYP, encoded by the coding sequence ATGGTGAATCAGAGGCGGCAGAGAAAACAAATTTCTGGTCGTTTTTTAGTAAGTCATGGGACTACCAAACTCTTTTGGTATATGCTTTTATTTACAACTTCTTTTTCAATAACCAGCCCCATGGTAACTGCCGGTCAAAAAGGCACACCCCCTTTGCAGACCAAGGTTTACAGCAATGTCGCCATTGTAATCCGGAGTCAGCAAATCGCTGCTTACAATGAAGTAATCAAAAGTTTTGAAGAAGAATGTAAAGAAAGAAATATCACCGTAAAGGCAATTTATGACCTGAAAGGTGATCCGGAAGAGAGTAAAAGGATTGTTTATGCCGTCAGGAATGACAAACAAAAACCTCATCTCGTACTGGCGGTAGGTGTGCTTGCGGCAACCCTTGCAAAAGATCAATTTGCCGATATTCCGGTTATTTTTTGTATGGTCATCAATCATGACCGTTTTAATTTACAAGGGGCCAATATTACCGGTATTTCTGCTGAAGCGCCGTTGGAAGATCAGTTTGCCATTCTGAAAGAGATGCTTGGTTCCCGGAAGCATATCGGAGTTATCTATGATCCAAGAAAGACGGGGAAAATTATCTCTGATGCATTACAGGCAGCGAAAAAATTTGACATCACTCTCTTAGCGAAAGAGGTGCTGTCGGAGAGAGAAGTTGATTTTGCCCTGAAAAGCATGATCAGTGACATTGATGCCTTCTGGATAATCCCTGATGGCACGGTAATTACCAAAGAGGCGCTGGATACGATTTTTAAAAGAACCTTAAAAAAGCGTATTCCTACCTTTTGCACCTCACCCGCAATCGTCAAAGCAGGGGCATTGGTTTCTGTTTCCCCGGATTACATATACACCGGTAAGCAGGCTGCTAATCTGGCACAAGCATTGTTAAATAACCCGACGATGCTATCGTTAGGGTTGAAACAACCTGACAAACTGAAGATAACTTTCAACACCTCCACAGCGAAGATGATTGGGGTGAGCCCGACGTTTTTCAAAACCCGTTCTGATGTGGTATTCTATCCCTAA
- the acpS gene encoding holo-ACP synthase codes for MYVGIDIVEIRRIEKLFSANEDFLRRIYTEKEVEYCNQKKNKYQHFAARFASKEAMFKALGTGWADKMKWTDIELLNDKKGRPYLNLYGRVKELADEKRIGDISVSLSHCHDYAIAQVLLVPKKEDCS; via the coding sequence ATGTATGTCGGTATTGATATTGTTGAAATAAGACGTATTGAAAAATTATTCTCAGCCAATGAGGATTTTTTGCGAAGGATTTATACCGAAAAAGAGGTGGAATACTGCAACCAAAAGAAGAACAAATATCAGCATTTTGCAGCTCGTTTCGCCTCAAAAGAGGCAATGTTCAAGGCGCTGGGAACTGGTTGGGCTGACAAAATGAAATGGACGGATATTGAGCTCTTAAATGATAAAAAGGGGAGACCGTATTTAAATCTCTACGGCAGGGTAAAAGAATTGGCAGATGAAAAACGGATTGGTGATATTTCGGTGTCATTGTCACACTGTCATGACTATGCCATTGCCCAGGTTTTATTGGTGCCAAAAAAAGAGGATTGTTCATGA
- a CDS encoding sigma 54-interacting transcriptional regulator, giving the protein MKKKILIIDDEENIRYTFENFLVDEGYEVLSAKDYRDALIAIDTSDFDLIFCDILLDEKTGIDILGYVKEKNLICPVVMITGAPDIGTASEALRLGAFDYISKPVLQDTLLRVTKVALQHKALVDEKERYQTNLDAIFRSVRDAIITVDKDLAVVEMNAAAEQICGLSRNLVGNQLNSFQTHCGGRCSEILRTTIVEKQPLEVASLECKHSHRPHQVVSISTSPLINKKGAFAGAVLVVRDDTHLVELERDMKERHKFCNIIGKSEKIQMIYSFIEDLADVQTTVLVLGESGTGKELVAEAIHYSGARSSKSLVKVNCSALSENLLESELFGHVKGSFTGALQDRIGRFQKADGGTIFLDEIGDISPRIQLQLLRVLQEREFERVGDSNPVRVDVRVIAATNQNLREKVKRGEFREDLYYRLKVVEMCLPPLRDRKEDIPLLVKHFVKKFNKKLNKEISAISADVQKIFMNYTWPGNIRELEHTMEHAFILCHQNIITMDHLPLNFKELLEPHRPSFEDARDGELRSIRRALEQVAWNKVRAARLLGMSRRTLYRKIKDYKIGVKDDDYKI; this is encoded by the coding sequence ATGAAGAAAAAAATTCTTATAATCGACGATGAAGAGAATATTCGGTACACCTTTGAAAACTTTCTTGTAGACGAGGGATATGAGGTGTTGTCTGCAAAGGATTACCGAGACGCCTTAATTGCGATTGATACGTCAGATTTTGATCTGATATTTTGCGATATTCTCCTGGACGAGAAGACGGGTATTGACATCCTGGGGTATGTTAAGGAGAAGAATCTCATTTGCCCCGTTGTTATGATTACCGGCGCCCCTGATATTGGAACCGCCTCAGAAGCCCTCCGATTGGGCGCTTTCGACTACATTTCCAAGCCGGTGCTGCAAGACACCTTATTGCGTGTCACAAAGGTGGCATTGCAGCATAAGGCACTTGTTGACGAAAAGGAGAGATACCAGACAAACCTTGATGCTATATTCCGGAGCGTAAGGGATGCAATTATTACCGTAGACAAGGATTTGGCGGTAGTGGAGATGAACGCGGCGGCAGAACAAATCTGTGGTTTGTCTCGTAATCTTGTTGGGAATCAACTCAACTCTTTTCAGACACATTGCGGAGGAAGGTGTTCTGAAATTCTTCGTACAACTATCGTAGAGAAACAACCTCTTGAGGTAGCAAGTCTTGAGTGCAAACATAGCCATCGTCCACATCAGGTTGTCAGCATTTCCACTAGCCCGCTCATAAACAAGAAAGGCGCCTTTGCAGGCGCCGTTTTAGTAGTGAGAGATGATACGCATCTTGTCGAGCTAGAAAGGGATATGAAAGAACGGCATAAATTTTGTAATATCATAGGAAAGAGTGAAAAGATACAGATGATTTATTCTTTTATCGAAGACTTAGCGGACGTCCAGACGACCGTCCTGGTGCTGGGCGAGAGTGGGACCGGGAAAGAACTGGTTGCAGAAGCGATCCATTACAGCGGTGCACGCAGTAGCAAATCCCTGGTCAAGGTGAACTGCTCGGCTTTATCTGAGAATCTGCTTGAAAGTGAACTCTTTGGGCACGTAAAGGGCTCATTTACCGGGGCTCTTCAGGATAGGATTGGCAGATTTCAGAAGGCGGATGGCGGCACCATTTTTCTGGATGAGATTGGCGACATCTCTCCACGGATACAACTCCAGCTGCTGAGGGTCCTCCAGGAAAGGGAATTTGAACGAGTGGGAGACTCAAATCCTGTCAGGGTAGATGTCCGGGTTATTGCAGCGACGAATCAAAACCTCCGCGAAAAAGTCAAACGGGGAGAGTTCCGCGAGGACCTTTATTACCGGCTCAAGGTAGTAGAAATGTGCCTGCCGCCCTTAAGAGACAGGAAGGAAGACATACCGTTGCTGGTAAAACACTTTGTGAAAAAATTCAATAAAAAATTAAACAAAGAAATTTCAGCAATATCTGCGGATGTCCAGAAGATCTTTATGAACTATACCTGGCCGGGAAATATCCGCGAATTGGAACATACCATGGAGCATGCATTTATCCTTTGCCACCAAAACATCATTACGATGGATCATCTGCCACTTAATTTTAAAGAGTTACTTGAACCCCACCGGCCTTCCTTTGAAGACGCGCGAGATGGAGAATTGCGGTCAATCCGCCGGGCGCTTGAACAGGTTGCATGGAATAAGGTAAGGGCTGCACGGTTGTTAGGAATGAGCCGAAGAACGCTCTATCGAAAGATAAAAGACTATAAGATAGGAGTGAAGGATGATGATTATAAAATATAA
- a CDS encoding DUF2325 domain-containing protein gives MKYKISVIIVGGDHLGSIPRELDKIGITEIQHLTGRGGQKMRGKIPENVDFIILLYDFVNHNLAYKVKRLAVNRKIPIIYAKRSWSSIYQKIKDSRITIP, from the coding sequence ATGAAGTATAAAATATCAGTCATCATTGTGGGCGGAGATCATTTAGGAAGCATACCAAGGGAGCTTGATAAAATCGGGATTACGGAAATTCAACACCTGACCGGCAGGGGTGGGCAAAAGATGCGGGGGAAAATTCCAGAGAACGTTGATTTTATTATTCTCCTTTACGATTTTGTAAATCATAACCTGGCATATAAAGTAAAGAGATTAGCCGTGAACCGGAAAATCCCTATTATCTATGCAAAGAGATCATGGTCTTCCATTTATCAAAAAATCAAGGATAGCCGGATAACGATCCCCTGA
- a CDS encoding B12-binding domain-containing radical SAM protein has protein sequence MKKLVLINPHPIGNVGEENVSVLNQMPVNLGYLKTLTPKHWQVDIIDETQEPAIDEKTGDTTFGGADLVGITSVSYQAHRAYQIAAACRKRGIPVIMGGIHATSYPEEAAQHVDCVVTREAVTLWEKIIGDFEKGCLQKRYDGSLTPMELYRGLRSDRKYLKDKYKYRYSGIITTAGCPFSCEFCSVPQFQGRKYRERPIEDVLDEFESIKGQYRGLILTDENFYGHSKKSNERVRDLFKGMVDRGIYQNWFGFTSLNIYKDDETLEYMRKSGCVGVLIGIESINEEALKTMNKNVNLRISIENYFEAIANIRKHGLAVWGTMVFGNDADTPETFKQVADFVLDSHVDIMTCGILCPFINTPLYHRLNGEGRLFRTNFPEDWKYYTSHHLTYVLKNMSLQELIDGFQYLYDRIYATEVLRQRFQNAKEVLKDNMNAAMFAFRVNLDWQTVYQHLIQNLKELQTTGFYNEALKQYNQSKKAGKKVELTPIEVSS, from the coding sequence ATGAAAAAACTTGTACTTATCAATCCTCACCCGATTGGAAATGTGGGGGAGGAAAATGTCTCCGTATTAAATCAAATGCCGGTGAATCTCGGCTATCTGAAGACATTAACGCCAAAACACTGGCAGGTTGATATTATTGATGAAACCCAGGAGCCTGCAATTGACGAAAAGACGGGGGATACCACTTTTGGCGGCGCCGATCTGGTGGGCATTACGTCGGTAAGTTATCAGGCACATCGCGCGTACCAGATAGCTGCCGCCTGTCGGAAGCGGGGGATACCGGTGATCATGGGCGGTATCCATGCGACCAGCTACCCGGAGGAGGCGGCACAACATGTGGATTGTGTGGTGACCCGGGAAGCCGTTACCCTCTGGGAAAAGATTATTGGCGACTTTGAAAAGGGCTGTCTCCAAAAACGATACGACGGTAGTCTTACGCCGATGGAGTTGTATCGTGGATTACGATCCGATAGAAAATACCTGAAGGATAAATATAAATACCGCTACTCCGGCATTATCACGACTGCCGGATGTCCCTTTAGCTGTGAGTTTTGCTCTGTGCCGCAGTTTCAGGGCAGGAAATACCGGGAAAGGCCGATTGAAGACGTGCTTGATGAATTCGAATCTATCAAGGGCCAATATCGCGGTTTGATCCTGACGGATGAGAATTTCTACGGACACAGCAAAAAATCCAATGAGCGTGTCCGCGACCTTTTCAAGGGCATGGTGGATCGCGGCATTTACCAGAACTGGTTTGGGTTCACCTCCCTTAATATTTATAAAGACGACGAAACCCTCGAATATATGAGGAAGAGCGGGTGTGTTGGAGTGCTCATCGGCATAGAATCCATCAATGAAGAAGCCTTGAAGACGATGAACAAGAACGTAAATCTGCGTATCTCCATTGAAAATTATTTTGAGGCGATAGCCAATATCCGCAAACACGGCCTTGCCGTGTGGGGAACCATGGTCTTTGGTAACGATGCCGACACCCCTGAGACCTTCAAACAAGTTGCCGATTTTGTCCTGGATTCCCATGTCGATATCATGACCTGTGGTATTTTATGTCCATTCATCAACACACCGCTGTATCATCGGCTGAACGGTGAAGGACGGCTTTTCAGGACTAACTTCCCGGAAGACTGGAAGTATTATACATCTCATCATCTCACCTACGTCCTGAAAAATATGTCCCTGCAGGAACTTATCGATGGATTTCAGTATTTGTATGACAGGATTTATGCCACGGAGGTGCTCCGGCAGAGATTTCAGAATGCAAAAGAGGTGCTGAAAGATAATATGAATGCCGCTATGTTTGCCTTCAGGGTCAACCTGGATTGGCAGACCGTATACCAGCACCTGATCCAAAATCTCAAAGAATTGCAGACAACGGGGTTTTATAATGAGGCATTAAAACAATATAATCAATCGAAAAAAGCCGGGAAAAAGGTGGAATTGACGCCGATTGAGGTTTCGTCCTGA
- a CDS encoding beta-ketoacyl-[acyl-carrier-protein] synthase family protein: protein MPQVVITGLGLVTPIGIGVRQSWEAFLRGVNGANEMKSFDTAKYKVHRSCEVKNFQWDFELENQIKENTIHKYVYYAAREALQESGLSGDKKFDRERFGIAIGTLAAELTPFERLLRLDTSKKDTGFDNIVAAVYPPNSITNILSKNFEFEGPTMISLNACSSGNHAIAWAYDHLVDNKVDVVMVGGGDMIPQTEFTHFHNLKALAPERCQPFDKNRQGLMIGEGAGILIMERYEFAKKRGATIIAEMAGYGLSCDGFHMTAPHPEGDGAVRCMSDALKMVNLSPQEIGYINAHGTGTPHNDKTETIAIKRVFGDGAYKVPSSSTKSMIGHLMGAASAVESVVCCLVLRHGVVPPTINYETPDPECDLDYVPNTARELKVGHVLNNSFAFGGNNATTIFSKL, encoded by the coding sequence ATGCCACAAGTCGTCATAACGGGTTTAGGATTAGTTACACCCATTGGGATTGGCGTCAGACAAAGCTGGGAGGCCTTCCTCCGGGGCGTGAACGGGGCTAATGAGATGAAGTCCTTCGATACCGCAAAATACAAAGTGCATCGCTCCTGTGAGGTAAAAAATTTCCAATGGGACTTTGAACTAGAAAATCAGATCAAAGAAAACACGATCCATAAATACGTCTACTACGCAGCCCGGGAGGCATTGCAGGAAAGCGGTTTGTCGGGTGATAAGAAATTCGATCGTGAACGATTTGGCATTGCCATCGGGACGTTAGCAGCCGAGCTGACGCCCTTTGAAAGGCTCTTGCGATTAGACACCTCAAAAAAAGACACCGGTTTCGATAACATCGTTGCAGCCGTTTACCCGCCCAATTCGATCACCAATATTCTGTCCAAAAATTTTGAATTTGAAGGTCCAACCATGATCTCGCTGAACGCCTGCTCGTCGGGCAATCACGCCATTGCATGGGCGTATGACCACCTTGTGGATAATAAGGTTGATGTGGTAATGGTTGGTGGTGGTGACATGATCCCTCAAACAGAATTTACCCATTTTCACAACCTCAAAGCGCTGGCGCCAGAACGTTGTCAGCCATTCGATAAAAACCGCCAGGGACTAATGATCGGCGAAGGGGCAGGGATACTGATCATGGAACGTTACGAATTTGCCAAAAAACGCGGGGCAACGATTATTGCTGAGATGGCAGGTTATGGGTTAAGTTGCGATGGATTTCACATGACCGCGCCCCATCCTGAGGGCGATGGCGCTGTGAGATGCATGAGCGATGCGCTAAAAATGGTAAACCTTTCTCCCCAAGAAATTGGTTACATCAATGCCCACGGTACTGGTACGCCCCACAACGACAAGACGGAAACCATTGCCATAAAGCGCGTGTTTGGCGATGGTGCGTATAAGGTCCCCAGCAGTTCTACCAAATCGATGATAGGTCACCTCATGGGTGCAGCCAGCGCTGTGGAATCAGTTGTCTGCTGTCTGGTATTGAGACATGGAGTAGTTCCTCCGACGATTAATTACGAAACCCCTGATCCGGAATGCGACCTCGATTACGTGCCCAATACGGCACGCGAGTTAAAAGTGGGTCACGTGTTAAACAACTCCTTTGCCTTTGGCGGTAACAACGCTACAACGATATTCAGCAAATTATGA